In Arvicola amphibius chromosome 13, mArvAmp1.2, whole genome shotgun sequence, a genomic segment contains:
- the LOC119800377 gene encoding small ubiquitin-related modifier 2-like isoform X1 has product MAGEKPKEGVKTENSDHINLKVAGQDGSVVQFKIKRHTPLSKLMKAYCERQGLSMRLIRVRFDGQPISETDTPAQLEMENGDMIDVFQQQTGGVY; this is encoded by the coding sequence ATGGCCGGCGAGAAACCCAAGGAGGGAGTCAAGACCGAGAACAGCGACCATATTAATTTGAAGGTGGCGGGGCAGGATGGCTCTGTGGTGCAGTTTAAAATTAAGAGGCATACACCACTTAGTAAACTAATGAAAGCCTATTGTGAACGACAGGGTTTGTCAATGAGGCTgatcagagtccggtttgatggGCAGCCAATCAGTGAAACAGACACACCTGCACAGCTGGAAATGGAGAATGGAGATATGATTGATGTGTTCCAGCAGCAGACAGGAGGTGTCTACTAA
- the LOC119800377 gene encoding small ubiquitin-related modifier 2-like isoform X2: MAGEKPKEGVKTENSDHINLKVAGQDGSVVQFKIKRHTPLSKLMKAYCERQDTPAQLEMENGDMIDVFQQQTGGVY; the protein is encoded by the exons ATGGCCGGCGAGAAACCCAAGGAGGGAGTCAAGACCGAGAACAGCGACCATATTAATTTGAAGGTGGCGGGGCAGGATGGCTCTGTGGTGCAGTTTAAAATTAAGAGGCATACACCACTTAGTAAACTAATGAAAGCCTATTGTGAACGACAGG ACACACCTGCACAGCTGGAAATGGAGAATGGAGATATGATTGATGTGTTCCAGCAGCAGACAGGAGGTGTCTACTAA